From the Longimicrobiaceae bacterium genome, one window contains:
- a CDS encoding transcriptional repressor, which yields MSTVSRNVPSDADAVLRGALEASGQRYTDQRAAVYRFLCQSLEHPTADEVFTAVRTQITDISLATVYKALETLVSCELAIKLTYGDGSARYDARTDDHCHSRCLGCGIVRDIADQRVPELPTIEVGDGFEPQGYRVEVVGYCRDCASA from the coding sequence ATGTCCACCGTTTCACGAAACGTACCGTCGGACGCGGACGCCGTCCTGCGAGGGGCGCTGGAAGCCAGCGGGCAGCGCTACACCGACCAGCGCGCCGCCGTGTACCGCTTCCTCTGCCAGAGCCTGGAGCACCCCACCGCGGACGAGGTGTTCACCGCCGTGCGCACCCAGATCACCGACATCTCCCTCGCCACAGTCTACAAGGCGCTGGAGACGCTGGTGAGCTGCGAGCTCGCCATCAAGCTCACCTACGGCGACGGCTCGGCCCGCTACGACGCGCGCACCGACGACCACTGCCACTCGCGCTGCCTGGGCTGCGGCATCGTCCGCGACATCGCGGACCAGCGGGTCCCCGAGCTCCCGACCATCGAGGTGGGCGACGGGTTCGAGCCGCAGGGATACCGGGTGGAGGTGGTCGGCTACTGCCGGGACTGCGCGTCGGCGTAG
- a CDS encoding FAD-binding oxidoreductase, which produces MKTGGTDPRGFRGAFLRDDAARAPFGAASGILRTTPDAVAVPEDAADVAALVRWAAETRTPLVARGAGTGMPGGNVGRGVAVDLVAGFRAVEEVDAEGRVARILPGVTLAELNAACAPHALQFPVDPSSGAHATLGGMIANNSAGSHSVKYGAVRPWVESVRVVLADGTPAEATRGREPEEPRLRRILDRVRRELRPHRARIEARWPRVRKNSSGYALREFLESGDAVDLLVGSEGTLALFVGATVRLAPLPVARALALLELTSLERAGEAVREVLRHDPATCEMLDRTFLDLVRSGGADPGYALRPGLEAVLLVEVERGSEAEVEEALAGLRAALEGTADRVVAASDPAEQERLWQLRHAASPLIAERAGGRVSMQFIEDGVVPVERLPDYVRALRGTLERHALPAVIFGHAGDGNLHVNPLVDVAAPGWQRQVEGIVYEIAEAVASLGGTMAGEHGDGRLRAPVLETVWGPEMVALFRRVKEAFDPAGILNPGVILPLPGQRPLDAIGVYPAPG; this is translated from the coding sequence ATGAAGACAGGCGGCACCGATCCGCGGGGGTTCCGCGGGGCCTTTCTCCGAGACGACGCGGCGCGCGCGCCCTTCGGGGCGGCGTCGGGGATCCTGCGCACGACCCCGGACGCCGTCGCGGTGCCCGAGGACGCGGCGGACGTGGCGGCGCTGGTGCGGTGGGCCGCGGAGACGCGGACGCCGCTGGTGGCCCGCGGCGCGGGGACGGGGATGCCCGGCGGGAACGTCGGGCGGGGGGTGGCGGTGGACCTGGTGGCGGGCTTCCGCGCGGTGGAGGAGGTGGACGCGGAGGGCCGCGTCGCGCGGATCCTCCCGGGCGTCACCCTGGCCGAGCTGAACGCCGCCTGCGCGCCGCACGCGCTCCAATTCCCGGTGGACCCCTCCAGCGGCGCGCACGCCACGCTGGGCGGGATGATCGCCAACAACTCCGCGGGGTCGCACTCGGTGAAGTACGGGGCGGTGCGGCCCTGGGTGGAGTCGGTGCGGGTGGTCCTGGCGGACGGCACCCCGGCCGAGGCGACCCGCGGGCGGGAGCCCGAGGAGCCGCGGCTGCGCCGGATCCTGGACCGGGTCCGGCGGGAGCTCCGCCCCCACCGCGCCCGCATCGAGGCGCGCTGGCCGCGCGTGCGGAAGAACTCCTCCGGGTACGCGCTCCGCGAGTTCCTGGAGAGCGGCGACGCCGTGGACCTGCTGGTGGGGAGCGAGGGGACCCTGGCGCTGTTCGTGGGCGCGACGGTGCGGCTGGCGCCGCTCCCCGTGGCGCGGGCGCTCGCGCTGCTGGAGCTCACCTCGCTGGAGCGCGCGGGCGAGGCGGTGCGGGAGGTGCTGCGCCACGACCCCGCCACCTGCGAGATGCTTGACCGCACCTTCCTGGACCTGGTGCGCAGCGGCGGCGCGGACCCCGGTTATGCGCTCCGTCCCGGGCTGGAGGCCGTCCTCCTGGTGGAGGTGGAGCGCGGGTCGGAGGCGGAGGTGGAGGAGGCTCTGGCGGGGCTCCGCGCCGCGCTGGAGGGCACCGCCGACCGGGTGGTGGCGGCCAGCGACCCGGCCGAGCAGGAGCGGCTCTGGCAGCTGCGGCACGCCGCCTCGCCGCTGATCGCCGAGCGGGCGGGCGGGCGGGTCTCCATGCAGTTCATCGAGGACGGCGTCGTCCCCGTGGAGCGGCTCCCCGACTACGTGCGCGCCCTCCGCGGCACGCTGGAGCGGCACGCCCTCCCCGCGGTGATCTTCGGCCACGCGGGCGACGGCAACCTGCACGTCAACCCGCTGGTGGACGTCGCCGCGCCGGGGTGGCAGCGGCAGGTGGAGGGGATCGTCTACGAGATCGCGGAAGCGGTCGCATCGCTGGGCGGCACCATGGCCGGAGAGCATGGCGACGGGCGCCTCCGCGCCCCGGTGCTGGAGACCGTCTGGGGCCCCGAGATGGTGGCGCTCTTCCGCCGCGTGAAGGAGGCGTTCGACCCGGCCGGGATCCTCAACCCGGGGGTGATCCTCCCCCTCCCCGGCCAGCGCCCGCTGGACGCCATCGGCGTGTACCCCGCCCCGGGCTGA
- a CDS encoding Lrp/AsnC family transcriptional regulator, whose product MARIDGIDLHLLTLLQENGRASQQELAHAVGLSGPAVGDRLRKLEEAGIIRHFTVALDPKKLGRDVTAFLAVGISGSQHYPDFLGRVAVHPEILECHSVTGQGSHLLKVRTENTSSLERLLAEIQAWEGVQWTQTSIVLSTIKETSRLELDSPPRT is encoded by the coding sequence TTGGCTCGGATCGACGGAATCGACCTCCACCTCCTCACGCTGCTCCAGGAGAACGGGCGCGCCTCGCAGCAGGAGCTGGCGCACGCGGTCGGGCTCTCCGGGCCCGCCGTGGGCGACCGGCTCCGCAAGCTGGAGGAGGCCGGGATCATCCGCCACTTCACCGTCGCGCTGGACCCCAAGAAGCTGGGGCGCGACGTCACCGCCTTCCTGGCCGTGGGGATCAGCGGCTCGCAGCACTACCCCGACTTCCTGGGGCGGGTCGCCGTGCACCCGGAGATCCTGGAGTGCCACTCGGTTACGGGGCAGGGCTCGCACCTGCTCAAGGTCCGCACCGAGAACACCTCCTCGCTGGAGCGCCTCCTGGCCGAGATCCAGGCCTGGGAAGGAGTCCAGTGGACGCAGACCAGCATCGTGCTCTCGACCATCAAGGAGACCAGCCGCCTGGAGCTGGACTCGCCACCCCGCACCTGA
- a CDS encoding glutamine synthetase III gives MPKPSPRFDTLAAATGWTPTARNGPSVDRRRAELTDIESIFGANIFGMAEMRSRLPKQVYRALISTVEQGLPLDPAYADAVAIAMKEWALERGASHFTHWFQPLTGLTAEKHDSFITPNVGGGAVAEFNGRELIQGEPDASSFPSGGLRATFEARGYTAWDPTSPAFIVETPAGCYLSIPTAFASWTGDALDTKIPLLRSVSALDQQARRALKLFGVEVQRVSATVGPEQEFFLIDQEFYYRRPDLVTSGRTLFGAKPPRGQELEDHYFGSIPDRVLAFMMEVERALYKLGVPVKTRHNEVAPGQFEMAPIYENANLAADHQQLMMLTLRGVARKYGMACLLHEKPFAGVNGSGKHLNWSLGTDAANLLEPGDNPHDNMQFLFFCVAVLRAVDKHQDLVRASVAHAGNDHRLGANEAPPAIISVFLGDQLTDVLEQLMESGSARSSKQGGLLGLGTPVLPSLAQAAGDRNRTSPFAFTGNKFEFRAPGASQSISFPATVLNTIMAESLDEMCTALEAELQGGAGFEDALRRLLATEIRRVRRIVFNGDGYSEEWPHEAERRGLLNLRSTVDALEHLATDKNRELFSKYGVLSARELDSRHEVALDQYFKTINIEGEMTADVAGTMILPAAVRYLNDLLAATDRSRGLGLEAAGLRRTVEKVNALVDELSEALDRLVEQNEELGGDDVHSKSYHMRDHVVPAMAAVRSAADRLEKVVPDDYWPLPTYRDMLFVK, from the coding sequence ATGCCCAAGCCTTCGCCCCGCTTCGACACCCTGGCCGCGGCCACCGGGTGGACCCCCACGGCCCGGAACGGCCCCAGCGTCGACCGCCGCAGGGCGGAACTGACGGACATCGAATCGATCTTCGGCGCCAACATCTTCGGCATGGCCGAGATGCGCTCGCGGCTGCCCAAGCAGGTGTACCGGGCGCTCATCTCCACCGTGGAGCAGGGGCTCCCGCTGGACCCGGCGTACGCCGACGCGGTGGCGATCGCCATGAAGGAGTGGGCGCTGGAGCGCGGCGCCTCGCACTTCACGCACTGGTTCCAGCCGCTCACCGGCCTCACCGCGGAGAAGCACGACTCCTTCATCACCCCCAACGTGGGCGGCGGTGCGGTCGCCGAGTTCAACGGCCGGGAGCTGATCCAGGGCGAGCCGGACGCCTCCTCGTTCCCCTCCGGCGGGCTGCGCGCCACCTTCGAGGCGCGCGGCTACACGGCCTGGGACCCCACCTCCCCGGCCTTCATCGTGGAGACGCCGGCGGGGTGCTACCTCTCCATCCCCACGGCCTTCGCCTCGTGGACCGGGGACGCGCTGGACACCAAGATCCCCCTCCTGCGCTCGGTGAGCGCGCTCGACCAGCAGGCGCGCCGCGCGCTCAAGCTGTTCGGGGTGGAGGTCCAGCGGGTCAGCGCGACGGTGGGGCCGGAGCAGGAGTTCTTCCTGATCGACCAGGAGTTCTACTACCGCCGGCCCGACCTGGTGACCTCCGGGCGGACGCTCTTCGGCGCCAAGCCGCCGCGCGGGCAGGAGCTGGAGGACCACTACTTCGGCTCCATCCCCGACCGGGTGCTGGCGTTCATGATGGAGGTGGAGCGGGCGCTCTACAAGCTGGGCGTGCCCGTGAAGACGCGGCACAACGAGGTGGCTCCGGGGCAGTTCGAGATGGCGCCCATCTACGAGAACGCCAACCTGGCGGCGGACCACCAGCAGCTGATGATGCTGACGCTGCGCGGCGTCGCGCGGAAGTACGGGATGGCGTGCCTCCTCCACGAGAAGCCGTTCGCGGGTGTGAACGGGAGCGGCAAGCATCTCAACTGGTCGCTGGGGACGGACGCCGCCAACCTGCTGGAGCCGGGCGACAACCCGCACGACAACATGCAGTTCCTCTTCTTCTGCGTGGCGGTGCTGCGCGCGGTGGACAAGCACCAGGACCTGGTGCGCGCCTCGGTGGCCCACGCGGGGAACGACCACCGCCTGGGCGCAAACGAGGCGCCGCCGGCGATCATCTCCGTCTTCTTGGGCGACCAGCTCACCGACGTGCTGGAGCAGCTGATGGAGAGTGGGAGCGCCAGATCCAGCAAGCAGGGGGGGCTCCTGGGGCTGGGGACGCCGGTGCTCCCCTCCCTCGCACAGGCCGCGGGCGACCGGAACCGCACCTCCCCGTTCGCCTTCACCGGGAACAAGTTCGAGTTCCGCGCGCCGGGTGCGTCGCAGTCCATCTCCTTCCCGGCCACGGTGCTCAACACCATCATGGCGGAGTCGCTGGACGAGATGTGCACCGCGCTGGAGGCGGAGCTGCAGGGCGGCGCCGGCTTCGAGGACGCGCTCCGGCGGCTCCTTGCCACCGAGATCCGGCGGGTGCGGCGCATCGTCTTCAACGGCGACGGCTACAGCGAGGAGTGGCCCCACGAAGCGGAGCGCCGCGGCCTGCTGAACCTGCGCAGCACGGTGGACGCGCTGGAGCACCTGGCCACGGACAAGAACCGGGAGCTGTTCTCGAAGTACGGGGTGCTCTCGGCGCGCGAGTTGGACTCGCGCCACGAGGTGGCGCTGGACCAGTACTTCAAGACCATCAACATCGAGGGGGAGATGACGGCGGACGTCGCCGGGACCATGATCCTCCCGGCCGCGGTGCGCTACCTGAACGACCTGCTCGCCGCCACAGACCGCTCGCGGGGGCTGGGTCTGGAGGCCGCGGGGCTCCGGCGCACCGTGGAGAAGGTGAACGCCCTGGTGGACGAGCTCAGCGAGGCGCTGGACCGGCTGGTGGAGCAGAACGAGGAACTGGGTGGCGACGACGTGCACTCCAAGTCGTACCACATGCGCGACCACGTCGTCCCGGCCATGGCCGCGGTGCGCAGCGCCGCCGACCGCCTGGAGAAGGTGGTCCCGGACGACTACTGGCCGCTCCCCACCTACCGGGACATGCTGTTCGTGAAGTAG
- a CDS encoding AbgT family transporter: MTTPEPQTDTRPTESPRWLDRALNAIERAGNALPDPAALFLLLLLVVWGFSALLSPLRFTEIDPRTGEPLVVNNLLTGTAVAEFLGNMVTTFTSFHPLGVVLVALLGVGVAEHTGFINAALKSLLNLTSVRLLTPMLILVAIVSHTAADAGYVLVIPLGGVIFYAAGRHPLAGIAAAFAGVSGGFSANFVPSSLDPLLAGLTQEAAQIIAPERLVNPLANWFFTGVSSILIVAVGWYLTDRVIEPRLARVEIDGNVDEIPRIEELGPRERRGLRASLVALALGIAVLVFASLPEGSALRSPEGALTASTAPLMQAIVPLIFLLFLVPGVVYGYVAGTVESHRDVIKGMSKAMSTMGYYIVLAFFAALFIAAFGRSNIGALLALKGAGALQAMALPGQVTIIGIILLTGFVNLLIGSASAKWALLAPIFVPMLMQLGLSPELTQAAYRVGDSTTNIITPLMPYFPLVVVYAQRYVKGTGIGTLVSLMLPYSIGFLVTWTVFLIGYWLLGVPLGLQAPYTYPG; this comes from the coding sequence ATGACCACGCCCGAGCCGCAGACGGACACCCGTCCGACCGAGTCGCCCCGGTGGCTGGACCGCGCCCTGAACGCCATCGAGCGCGCGGGGAACGCCCTCCCCGACCCGGCGGCGCTCTTCCTCCTCCTGCTCCTGGTGGTCTGGGGCTTCTCCGCGCTGCTCTCCCCCCTGCGCTTCACGGAGATCGACCCGCGCACCGGCGAGCCCCTGGTGGTGAACAACCTGCTCACCGGGACCGCCGTCGCCGAGTTCCTCGGCAACATGGTCACCACGTTCACCAGCTTCCACCCGCTGGGCGTGGTGCTGGTGGCGCTGCTCGGGGTAGGCGTCGCGGAGCACACCGGGTTCATCAACGCGGCGCTCAAGAGCCTGCTCAACCTCACCTCGGTGAGGCTGCTCACGCCGATGCTGATCCTGGTCGCCATCGTGAGCCACACCGCTGCGGACGCGGGCTACGTCCTGGTCATCCCGCTGGGCGGGGTGATCTTCTACGCGGCGGGGCGCCACCCCCTCGCCGGGATCGCGGCGGCGTTCGCCGGGGTGTCCGGCGGGTTCAGCGCCAACTTCGTCCCCTCCAGCCTGGACCCGCTCCTCGCCGGGCTCACCCAGGAAGCGGCGCAGATCATCGCGCCGGAGCGCCTGGTGAACCCGCTGGCGAACTGGTTCTTCACCGGCGTCTCCAGCATCCTGATCGTCGCCGTGGGCTGGTACCTGACCGACCGGGTGATCGAGCCGCGGCTCGCCCGGGTGGAGATCGACGGCAACGTGGACGAGATCCCGCGGATCGAGGAGCTGGGGCCGCGGGAGCGGCGGGGGCTCAGGGCCAGCCTGGTTGCCCTCGCCCTGGGGATCGCCGTCCTGGTCTTCGCGTCGCTCCCGGAGGGCTCGGCGCTCCGCTCGCCGGAGGGCGCGCTGACCGCCTCCACGGCGCCGCTGATGCAGGCCATCGTCCCGCTCATCTTCCTGCTCTTCCTGGTGCCGGGCGTGGTCTACGGCTACGTGGCGGGGACGGTGGAGAGCCACCGCGACGTGATCAAGGGGATGAGCAAGGCGATGAGCACCATGGGGTATTACATCGTCCTCGCCTTCTTCGCCGCGCTGTTCATCGCCGCCTTCGGCCGCTCCAACATCGGCGCGCTCCTTGCCCTTAAAGGGGCGGGGGCGCTCCAGGCCATGGCGCTCCCCGGGCAGGTGACGATCATCGGGATCATCCTCCTCACCGGCTTCGTGAACCTGCTGATCGGCTCGGCGTCGGCCAAGTGGGCGCTGCTCGCGCCCATCTTCGTCCCCATGCTGATGCAGCTCGGGCTTTCGCCGGAGCTGACGCAGGCGGCCTACCGGGTGGGCGACTCCACCACCAACATCATCACGCCGCTGATGCCGTACTTCCCGCTGGTGGTGGTCTACGCCCAGCGGTACGTGAAGGGAACGGGGATCGGGACGCTGGTCTCGCTCATGCTGCCGTACTCGATCGGATTCCTGGTCACCTGGACGGTGTTCCTGATCGGCTACTGGCTCCTGGGCGTGCCTCTGGGGCTCCAGGCCCCGTACACCTACCCCGGGTAG
- a CDS encoding ATP-dependent Clp protease proteolytic subunit, translating to MDQIRRLQDEDEEPNERPEQGKEPEMPTTPLSDPVRERLFKSRTVIIAGEVSQKLAASVMAQLLALSAESDEPINIFINSQGGHVESGDTIHDMIRFVKPRVRIVGTGWVASAGALIFVSVPPEDRFSLPHTRFLLHQPAGGVGGTAADIDIEAREIVKMRERLNRVFSEATGQPIERIEDDTRRNFWLSATEAKEYGLVGSIIRSMDELR from the coding sequence ATGGACCAGATCAGACGGCTGCAGGACGAGGACGAGGAACCGAACGAGCGGCCCGAGCAGGGCAAGGAACCCGAGATGCCCACCACCCCGCTCTCGGACCCGGTCCGAGAGCGGCTCTTCAAGTCGCGCACGGTGATCATCGCCGGCGAGGTGAGCCAGAAGCTCGCAGCCAGCGTCATGGCGCAGCTTCTGGCGCTCTCCGCCGAGTCGGACGAGCCGATCAACATCTTCATCAACTCGCAGGGCGGTCACGTGGAGTCGGGCGACACCATCCACGACATGATCCGGTTCGTGAAGCCGCGCGTGCGCATCGTGGGGACGGGATGGGTGGCGAGCGCCGGCGCGCTGATCTTCGTCTCGGTTCCGCCCGAGGACCGCTTCTCCCTCCCGCACACCCGCTTCCTCCTGCACCAGCCGGCCGGCGGGGTGGGCGGCACGGCGGCCGACATCGACATCGAGGCGCGCGAGATCGTCAAGATGCGCGAGCGGCTCAACCGCGTCTTCTCGGAGGCGACGGGTCAGCCGATCGAGCGGATCGAGGACGACACCCGCCGCAACTTCTGGCTCTCCGCCACGGAGGCGAAGGAGTACGGCCTGGTCGGCAGCATCATCCGGAGCATGGACGAGCTCCGCTGA
- a CDS encoding rod shape-determining protein, with translation MAEIAIDLGTANTLIHVRGEGIVVNEPSVVALERSTGKVLAVGLEAKRMLGRTPENVVAVSPMRGGVIADVDRVDLMLRHFLQRVLPRRRLAMKPRVLITIPSGITEMERRAVREGVIAAGARQVYMLSEPIAAAIGAGLPVTTPRGSMVVNVGGGTTEIGVVALSGIVANTSIRVAGQDLDELIVAYIRRTHNLLVGESTAEVVKIRIGSAYPNGSEQEMPVKGRDLVSGFPRTVQVNSAEVRECIREPLQAITAAVRQALEITPPELASDIMDEGIVMTGGGVQLRGMGALLADDSHLPIRFDDEPLTTVVRGAGAVLDDWKEYRDTLIH, from the coding sequence ATGGCAGAGATCGCGATCGACCTGGGGACCGCCAACACCCTGATCCACGTCCGCGGGGAGGGGATCGTGGTCAACGAGCCCTCCGTGGTGGCGCTGGAGCGCTCCACGGGGAAGGTGCTGGCCGTAGGGCTGGAGGCCAAGCGGATGCTGGGGCGCACTCCGGAGAACGTGGTGGCCGTGAGCCCCATGCGCGGCGGGGTGATCGCGGACGTGGACCGGGTGGACCTGATGCTCCGGCACTTCCTGCAGCGCGTGCTCCCCCGGCGCCGGCTGGCCATGAAGCCGCGGGTGCTCATCACCATCCCCTCCGGCATCACCGAGATGGAGCGCCGCGCGGTGCGAGAGGGGGTGATCGCGGCCGGGGCGCGGCAGGTGTACATGCTCTCCGAGCCGATCGCGGCGGCGATCGGGGCGGGGCTCCCGGTCACCACGCCCCGCGGGAGCATGGTGGTGAACGTCGGCGGAGGGACCACGGAGATCGGGGTGGTGGCGCTCTCCGGGATCGTGGCGAACACCTCCATCCGCGTGGCGGGGCAGGACCTGGACGAGCTGATCGTCGCCTACATCCGGCGCACGCACAACCTGCTGGTGGGGGAGTCCACGGCGGAGGTCGTGAAGATCCGGATCGGCTCGGCGTACCCCAACGGCTCGGAGCAGGAGATGCCGGTCAAGGGGCGCGACCTGGTGTCCGGGTTCCCGCGCACGGTGCAGGTCAACTCCGCGGAGGTCCGCGAGTGCATCCGCGAGCCGCTCCAGGCGATCACCGCGGCCGTGCGGCAGGCGCTGGAGATCACGCCCCCGGAGCTGGCCTCCGACATCATGGACGAGGGGATCGTCATGACCGGCGGCGGAGTGCAGCTCCGCGGGATGGGCGCGCTCCTCGCCGACGACTCGCACCTCCCCATCCGCTTCGACGACGAGCCGCTGACCACCGTCGTCCGGGGCGCGGGCGCGGTGCTGGACGACTGGAAGGAGTACCGTGACACCCTGATCCACTGA
- a CDS encoding cupin domain-containing protein: protein MTPSALQQAPATPILGPFVRLPGSPGYIPQIDASVQVLVRGSDTGGAWSLVDYTIPARFAGPPPHWHAEATEAFYGIEGVTTLEVDGREVCLQPGEVAVVPPGVVHRFRNDADRPARHLVLLTPAGFERYFDEVAALIAEEGAWPPADPGKVAALMARHDLQPAATAPHRP from the coding sequence ATGACACCCTCGGCTCTGCAGCAGGCGCCCGCTACCCCGATCCTCGGGCCGTTCGTCCGCCTCCCCGGCTCGCCCGGGTACATCCCCCAGATCGACGCCAGCGTCCAGGTGCTGGTGCGCGGCTCCGACACGGGGGGCGCCTGGTCGCTGGTCGACTACACCATCCCCGCCCGCTTCGCGGGGCCGCCGCCCCACTGGCACGCGGAGGCGACGGAGGCGTTCTACGGAATCGAGGGAGTGACGACGCTGGAGGTGGACGGCCGCGAGGTGTGCCTCCAGCCCGGCGAGGTGGCGGTGGTCCCGCCGGGCGTGGTGCACCGGTTCCGCAACGACGCGGACCGGCCCGCCCGGCACCTGGTCCTGCTCACCCCCGCGGGCTTCGAGCGCTACTTCGACGAGGTGGCCGCGCTGATCGCGGAGGAGGGCGCCTGGCCCCCTGCCGACCCCGGCAAGGTGGCCGCGCTGATGGCGCGCCACGACCTGCAGCCGGCGGCGACCGCACCGCACCGGCCGTGA